GCCGGAACTCGCGGTTCTCGAACAGCAGCAGCACGTCGAAGGGGTTGTAGACCGACTCACCCAGCCAGTTGTAGCCGTTGTACCAGCGCCGGATCTCGTCGCGGTCCAGGCCGGGCAGTTCGGGCGCGAACACGGTGTCGATGTCCGCGTCGGTGTAGCCGCACAGCGCGCTCCAGCGCGCGTCGAGCGTGACGTCGCGCAGGTTGTTGAGTCCGGAGAACAGGCTCACCTTGCTGAACTTCGATACCCCCGTCAGAAAGACGAAACGCAGGTTGGCGTCCATCTCCTTGAGTACCGAATAGAGGTTGCGCAGCCCTTCGCGCATCTCGCGCGCCACGTCGGGCCGGGTCAGGTTGTCGAGGATGGGCTTGTCGTATTCATCGACCAGCACCACGACGGTCTGGCCGAATCGGACATGGGCCTGAGCGATCAGGTCTGACAGATGCCCGGCCACATCGTCGGCCGGGATGTCGTCCGGCCGAGACAGGCCGAGCGCACTGCGGTTGGTGCGCAGATTGTGCTGAATGCGCTGCAGCAGCCCGGCTGCATCCTGCACCACGCCGCCGCCGAAGCTGATGCGGATGACAGGATGGCGCTTCTGCCAGTCCCAGCGTGTTTCTGCGGCCAGCCCGGTGAACAGCACCCGGTTGCCCTCGAACAGCTCCTTGAACGTGTCCACCAGCAGGCTCTTGCCGAAGCGGCGCGGCCGGCTCAGGAAAAAGTACGAGCCCGAATCGATCAGGTCGATCGCCAGGCCGCTCTTGTCCACGTAGTAGCAGCCCTGCTGGCGCAGCTTGGCCAGGTTCTGGATGCCGATCGGCAGCTTGCGGCGCGGTGTCGGTGTCGGTGTCAGTGACGAACTCATCGGCCCAGTGTAGGACCGAGTCATGGCTTCACGACGCCGCCAGCGTCTCCACCTCGAACCCGACGATGTTGCGATCGGCCTTGCTGAACTCCACCCCGACCAGGTGGATCGGCTCGCCGCGGCTGCGGTACTTGTCGGCGTAGCCGCGCTCCTGCAGTTGCTGCAGCGCACGCCCCTGCGGCACCAGTTCGACCACCTTGAATTCGAACAGCCACACCGCGCCGAAGCACAGCACCGCCATGTCGATGCGGCCCTTGCTGGTGGTGTCCTCGACCACGATGTCCAGGCCCAGTGCGGCGAAGTGGCTGTAGAAGATGCTGGCGTAGTAGCCCTCGAAGTCGGCGATGTCGTTCTTGCGGTACCAGTCGTGCGGGATGCCGGCAAAGAAGGCATGGAACAACCCGCGCAGCGCCGCCACGTCGCCGGCTTGCAGCAGGCGATAGAGCCGGCTGATCTGCGGCCCTGGTACAGAAAGACCG
This portion of the Leptothrix cholodnii SP-6 genome encodes:
- a CDS encoding ATP-binding protein → MSSSLTPTPTPRRKLPIGIQNLAKLRQQGCYYVDKSGLAIDLIDSGSYFFLSRPRRFGKSLLVDTFKELFEGNRVLFTGLAAETRWDWQKRHPVIRISFGGGVVQDAAGLLQRIQHNLRTNRSALGLSRPDDIPADDVAGHLSDLIAQAHVRFGQTVVVLVDEYDKPILDNLTRPDVAREMREGLRNLYSVLKEMDANLRFVFLTGVSKFSKVSLFSGLNNLRDVTLDARWSALCGYTDADIDTVFAPELPGLDRDEIRRWYNGYNWLGESVYNPFDVLLLFENREFRPYWFETGTPTFLVDLLAAKHFFTPDLSRVHASLTLLSTFDVEKIAPEALLFQTGYLTLHGVRQPIPGQWVYTLGYPNREVESSLNAALLEGYGVPDRESFDARIRLIELLRTADLPALQALFQAFFASIPHDWYRKNELAGFEGYYASVFYSHFAALGLDIRVEDATHHGRIDMVVLFEGRVFIFEFKVVEQAARGEALRQIRERGYADKYRARGEPIHLIGVEFSKADRNIVGFEVETLAAS